The genomic segment TCAGAAACCAGGGGTCCACGCTGATGCAGTGCCCACCGACGCCGGGACCCGGTTTGAGGATCGATATGCGCGGATGCAGATTGGCAAACCGGATTGCTTCCCAGATGTCGACGCCGAATTGATCCGCCTGGCGGGCGAATTCGTTGGCGATGGCGATGTTCACGTCGCGAAACGTGTTTTCCATCAGTTTGACCATCTCGGCCGTCGTCGCGTCGGTGAGGACAATCTCGCCGCGCACGAAAATGCGGTACAGATCGCGGCAGGCTTCCGCCGAAGCCCGGTCGACACCGCCCATGACGCGTGCGTTTTCGATCAATTCGGAGAGGATCTTACCCGGCAAAACCCGCTCCGCGGAATAAGACAGATGGAAATCCACTCCGGCGACCAAACCGGACTTCTCGAGGATCGGTCTGACGACGTCCAAGGTAGTGCGCGGCGGCGAGGTTGACTCCAGCACGACCAGATTCCCTGCCTTCAAATGCGGCACGATCGATTCGCTGGCGGCGACCACATAACTCAGGTCGGCTGTCTTGTCCTCCTTGATCGGCGTGGGAACGGCGATGATGAAGGCATCGGCGTCTTCCGGCTCCTCGCTCACACGCAGGTTGCCCGAGCGAAATGCGGCCTGCACCAGGGTACGCAATCCCGGTTCGTGAATGTGCACTTCGCCGTTGTGCAGCACCTCCACCACGCGCCGGTTGACGTCCACGCCGACGACGCGCACGCCGTGCGTGGCGAACGTGCTCGCCGTGGGTAAACCGATGTAGCCCAATCCGAGTACGCAAATGGTTTCAAAATCCACTGATCCGCCTCCATGAACGCCATTTATTATCCCATAAACAGCGCTCGCGGGCTGAATCTGTGATCGTAAGAACAGCACTGGTGAAATAAAAAACGATAGAACTTGATAAACTAACGTAAAGGAAACCTCCGGGAGGAAACCATGCGCATTGCCGTCGGATCGGACGAACGCACCTCGCTTACCGACTCGGTCATCGACATCTTGAGAGGACAGGAGCACGAAGTCATCCTGTTCGGCCCGCTTGCGGAGCAATCCTCCACATGGCCGGCTGTCGCCCGGGACGTCGCCGAGGCGGTGGCGCGAGGAGATGCGGACGAGGGTATTCTTTTCTGTTGGACGGGAACGGGCGTGAGCATCGCCGCGAATAAAATCCCCGGCGTGCGCGCCGCGCTGTGCGGCGATGCCGAGACTGCCCGCGGCGCACGACTGTGGAACGACGCCAATGTGCTCTGCTTGTCGCTGCGGCATTTATCCGAAGCAGTGGCCAAGGAAATACTTGAAACCTGGTTTTCTACAGCGTATGTGCCAAACCCGGAGGACGATGCATGCCTCTCGGACCTGGAGGAAATCGAACAGAAATATTCGCAGTAATTATCCGGCGGATGAAATCCCGTTCCCATTTTCACTAAACGGCCAGTTGGGCGATGGTGATGCGGATACGGTAGAATCTTTTCATCGGTTCATTCAAGTTTCATAGGGGGCACAATCCGTCTCTATCAAACGAGGGAAAAATGGGCAGACCAATCATGCAACTGAAAACGCAGTTGGGCGAAGTCGCAGATCTCGCCTCATCGATAGCAGTCCTTCACTGGGACCAGCAGACCTACATGCCGTCCGGCGGTGCAGAAGAGCGCGCCATGCAGATCGCCACACTCAGCCGCCTGGCCCACGAACTGGCCACCAGCGACGAAATGGGCGCGGCCATCGAGGCCGCCAAAGCTGAAGTCGGGGACCTGGATTCCCCTTCCGACGATGCGCGCCTGGTGCGCAAGGCCGATCGGGATTACACCAAAGAGAAGAAGGTAACCTCAGCCTGGGTGACAGAATTCCGGCGCACCACAGCATTGGCGCACAAAACCTGGGCCAAGGCCCGCCAGGAAGCCAATTTCTCGCAATTCCAATCGATCCTGGAGAAAATCATCGACCTGCGCCGGCAATACGCCGAGTTCTTCACCC from the Anaerolineales bacterium genome contains:
- a CDS encoding RpiB/LacA/LacB family sugar-phosphate isomerase codes for the protein MRIAVGSDERTSLTDSVIDILRGQEHEVILFGPLAEQSSTWPAVARDVAEAVARGDADEGILFCWTGTGVSIAANKIPGVRAALCGDAETARGARLWNDANVLCLSLRHLSEAVAKEILETWFSTAYVPNPEDDACLSDLEEIEQKYSQ
- a CDS encoding nucleotide sugar dehydrogenase; the encoded protein is MDFETICVLGLGYIGLPTASTFATHGVRVVGVDVNRRVVEVLHNGEVHIHEPGLRTLVQAAFRSGNLRVSEEPEDADAFIIAVPTPIKEDKTADLSYVVAASESIVPHLKAGNLVVLESTSPPRTTLDVVRPILEKSGLVAGVDFHLSYSAERVLPGKILSELIENARVMGGVDRASAEACRDLYRIFVRGEIVLTDATTAEMVKLMENTFRDVNIAIANEFARQADQFGVDIWEAIRFANLHPRISILKPGPGVGGHCISVDPWFLIEAAPDRSQLIHQARLVNDSQPAYVFDLIESAAGSLKDKRVAALGLAYKADVDDLRESPAIDVVRLLVDAGAEVVTYEPYLLGAAVAGAESSQSLDAALQGTDIVVLLVDHEMFHDLDPSAVAELMAGKLAVDTRGIWNRDTWRKAGFNLRVIGVGEKDD